A genomic region of Leptotrichia hofstadii contains the following coding sequences:
- a CDS encoding S41 family peptidase, with protein MKKNKIMQAVLGLILVSMPLFAATTIIKTTRNDKDTSAGYSKDTTELNRIVDVINIIENNYVGKEETPSKKELYEGAVAGVVSRLKDPYSEYLSKADLADFSEDMEGEYVGVGMSINKKKGEALEVVSPFIGSPAEKVGIKIKDRIIKVDGKDILPLTANETVKLLKGKEGTKVDVEVVREGKKEPIKFTLTRAKIKLEMVESKMLENNIGYVSLLRFGNHVGAEVEKAIKDLQAKGMKGLILDLRSNPGGSLQEAQDISSLFVKEDLIVYLKYKNGQQRNYNRTSKNLGNFPLIVLTNKASASASEIVTGAIKDYKRGTIIGEKTFGKGIVQQVIPLKTEDAIKLTIAQYFTPKGNYIHEKGIEPDIEVKMEELLALKGYANDSEQARKNREKEIEDIIIKDKGKEEAAKIISAGDVQLKRAIEEMNKKISGTGKRK; from the coding sequence ATGAAAAAGAACAAAATAATGCAGGCAGTATTAGGACTTATATTGGTAAGCATGCCTTTATTTGCAGCTACCACTATAATAAAAACAACAAGAAATGACAAGGATACAAGTGCCGGATATTCAAAAGACACAACAGAGCTGAACAGAATTGTGGATGTAATAAATATTATTGAAAACAATTATGTTGGAAAGGAAGAAACTCCAAGCAAAAAGGAACTTTATGAAGGAGCTGTCGCAGGAGTTGTAAGCAGACTTAAGGATCCTTATTCAGAATATTTGTCTAAAGCTGATTTGGCAGACTTTTCTGAAGATATGGAAGGTGAATATGTTGGAGTTGGAATGAGCATTAACAAGAAAAAAGGGGAAGCTCTTGAAGTTGTTTCGCCATTTATCGGAAGTCCAGCTGAAAAAGTCGGAATAAAAATAAAAGATAGAATTATAAAAGTTGATGGAAAAGATATTTTACCACTTACAGCAAATGAAACTGTAAAACTTCTGAAAGGTAAGGAAGGAACAAAAGTTGATGTGGAAGTAGTTAGGGAAGGTAAAAAGGAGCCAATCAAATTTACATTGACAAGAGCTAAAATTAAACTGGAAATGGTTGAAAGCAAAATGCTTGAAAATAACATTGGTTACGTGAGTCTTTTAAGATTTGGAAATCACGTTGGAGCAGAAGTTGAAAAAGCTATTAAAGATTTACAAGCTAAAGGAATGAAAGGATTAATATTGGATTTACGTTCTAATCCAGGAGGTTCATTACAAGAAGCACAAGATATTTCTTCACTTTTTGTAAAAGAAGATTTAATCGTTTACTTAAAATATAAAAATGGACAGCAGAGAAATTATAACAGAACTTCAAAAAATCTAGGTAATTTTCCATTAATCGTATTAACAAATAAAGCAAGCGCAAGTGCTTCTGAAATTGTAACAGGTGCAATTAAAGATTACAAACGTGGTACAATCATCGGAGAAAAAACATTTGGAAAAGGAATCGTTCAGCAAGTTATACCTTTGAAAACAGAGGATGCCATAAAACTTACTATTGCCCAATACTTTACGCCAAAAGGGAACTATATTCATGAAAAAGGAATTGAGCCTGATATAGAAGTAAAAATGGAAGAACTGCTTGCATTAAAAGGGTATGCAAACGACAGTGAACAAGCTAGAAAAAATAGAGAAAAAGAAATAGAAGATATTATTATAAAAGATAAAGGTAAAGAAGAAGCGGCTAAAATTATTTCAGCTGGGGATGTTCAACTAAAAAGAGCAATTGAAGAAATGAATAAAAAAATAAGTGGAACAGGAAAAAGAAAATAA
- a CDS encoding TlyA family RNA methyltransferase, with product MKKRLDLILVEKEYFETREKAKREIMAGNVIVNEQVVTKAGTIFKDNDELNIRIKDKLKYVSRGGLKLEKAIKIWNLDFMDKTVLDIGASTGGFTDCALQNGARRVYSVDVGKNQLDWKLRNDDRIISLEEMHIKDLKTEDVENQKVDFIVIDVSFISLTKVIPYFEKFLAKEGKAVMLIKPQFEVGREKIGRNGVVENEEYHDEAIKKIIHFSKEHGYELIGVEDSPIKGAKGNKEFLMLLKFP from the coding sequence ATGAAAAAAAGATTGGATTTAATTCTTGTGGAGAAGGAGTATTTTGAGACACGGGAAAAGGCAAAGCGGGAAATAATGGCAGGAAATGTCATTGTGAATGAGCAGGTTGTAACAAAAGCTGGAACAATATTCAAGGATAATGATGAACTAAATATCCGGATAAAAGATAAATTGAAATATGTAAGCCGTGGAGGCTTAAAGCTTGAAAAGGCAATAAAAATCTGGAATCTGGATTTTATGGATAAAACTGTTCTTGATATTGGAGCATCTACTGGAGGATTTACAGACTGTGCATTGCAAAATGGGGCAAGACGTGTGTATAGCGTTGATGTTGGAAAAAATCAGCTTGACTGGAAACTGAGGAATGATGACAGGATAATCTCGCTGGAGGAAATGCATATAAAAGACTTAAAGACAGAAGATGTTGAAAATCAAAAGGTTGACTTTATTGTAATAGATGTATCTTTTATTTCCTTAACCAAGGTTATTCCTTATTTTGAGAAATTTCTCGCTAAAGAAGGGAAGGCTGTAATGTTAATTAAGCCGCAATTTGAGGTTGGAAGGGAAAAAATTGGCAGAAATGGTGTTGTGGAAAATGAGGAATATCACGATGAAGCCATAAAAAAAATAATTCACTTTTCAAAAGAACACGGATACGAGCTGATTGGTGTTGAAGATTCTCCAATAAAAGGGGCAAAAGGGAATAAGGAGTTCTTAATGCTGCTAAAATTTCCATAG
- a CDS encoding ABC transporter ATP-binding protein translates to MGKKLLEVKDLSVSFNTYAGEVQALRGISFSVDRGETLAIVGESGSGKSVTVQTIMRLIPMPPGEIKNGEILFEGEDLVKASIERMRELRGGKIGMIFQDPMTSLNPTIKVGKQIMEGILIHKNVTKEEAKQQAVEMLRKVGIPKPEERFHQYPHEFSGGMRQRAVIAIALSCEPDLLICDEPTTALDVTIQAQILDLINELKKELNIAVILITHDLGVVAETADRVVVMYAGEKLEEAPVRELFKNPKHPYTWGLLKSLPRLNMKMGEKLASIPGTPPDLLKPPVGDPFAPRSEYAMKIDYERKPPMIDLGNGHFVKSWLYVDGAPKIKSPFESEESDELKNEGMEGK, encoded by the coding sequence ATGGGAAAAAAATTATTAGAAGTAAAAGACTTGAGTGTTTCTTTTAATACGTATGCTGGAGAGGTTCAGGCTCTTAGAGGTATTAGCTTTTCTGTGGACCGAGGGGAAACACTTGCAATTGTTGGAGAGTCTGGTTCGGGGAAATCAGTTACCGTACAGACAATTATGAGATTAATACCGATGCCTCCAGGAGAAATAAAAAATGGGGAAATCCTTTTTGAAGGCGAAGATTTAGTAAAGGCTTCCATTGAAAGAATGAGAGAGCTTCGTGGCGGAAAAATCGGAATGATATTTCAAGATCCTATGACATCGCTTAATCCAACAATTAAAGTTGGAAAGCAGATTATGGAAGGAATTTTGATTCATAAGAATGTAACAAAGGAAGAGGCAAAGCAGCAAGCCGTTGAAATGCTTAGAAAAGTTGGTATTCCTAAACCTGAAGAAAGATTTCATCAATATCCGCATGAATTTTCTGGAGGAATGCGGCAAAGAGCTGTTATAGCCATTGCTCTTTCATGTGAACCAGACTTATTAATCTGTGATGAGCCAACAACGGCTTTGGATGTTACAATCCAGGCACAAATTCTAGATTTAATAAACGAACTGAAAAAAGAACTGAATATTGCTGTAATACTTATAACGCATGATTTGGGAGTAGTTGCTGAAACTGCTGACAGAGTGGTTGTCATGTATGCCGGGGAAAAGCTGGAAGAAGCTCCTGTAAGGGAATTATTTAAGAATCCAAAGCATCCTTATACTTGGGGACTTTTGAAATCTCTGCCAAGACTGAATATGAAAATGGGTGAAAAATTGGCTTCTATTCCGGGAACTCCTCCAGATTTATTAAAACCGCCTGTAGGAGATCCATTTGCGCCACGTTCTGAATATGCAATGAAAATTGACTATGAAAGAAAACCTCCAATGATTGATTTAGGAAATGGACATTTTGTAAAATCGTGGCTTTATGTTGACGGTGCTCCAAAAATAAAATCTCCTTTTGAATCAGAGGAATCTGATGAATTAAAAAATGAAGGAATGGAGGGGAAATAA
- the rsmI gene encoding 16S rRNA (cytidine(1402)-2'-O)-methyltransferase, which translates to MFYVVGTPIGNLEDITFRAIKVLKEVDYIFAEDTRVTKKLLSHYEIEKTVYQYHEHNKLHQIINIINLLKDEKKIALVTDAGTPCISDPGFELVNEILKAGIKVVGIPGASSIVTGASISGLDMRRMAYEGFLPKKKGRQTLFNKLKEEERTIVILESPNRILKTLKDIKEYLGERYVVITRELTKIYEEIIRGNVSEIIEKLEEKPIKGEIVLFIRAINDDGIYLKITKIE; encoded by the coding sequence ATGTTTTATGTTGTTGGTACGCCAATTGGAAATTTAGAAGACATAACTTTTAGAGCAATAAAAGTTTTGAAGGAAGTTGATTATATTTTTGCAGAAGATACAAGAGTCACTAAAAAACTTCTTTCTCATTATGAAATTGAAAAAACGGTGTACCAGTATCATGAACATAACAAACTTCATCAAATTATAAATATCATTAATCTTTTAAAAGATGAAAAAAAAATCGCACTTGTAACAGACGCTGGAACGCCGTGTATTTCAGATCCAGGCTTTGAGTTAGTAAATGAAATTTTAAAAGCAGGAATAAAAGTCGTTGGAATACCAGGAGCTTCATCAATTGTAACAGGTGCAAGCATTTCAGGGCTGGATATGCGAAGAATGGCATATGAAGGCTTTTTACCAAAGAAAAAAGGCAGACAGACACTTTTCAATAAATTAAAGGAAGAAGAACGGACAATTGTAATCTTAGAATCCCCCAACAGAATTTTAAAAACTTTAAAAGATATAAAAGAATATCTGGGAGAACGTTACGTTGTAATTACAAGGGAACTTACCAAAATTTATGAAGAAATAATCCGTGGAAATGTTTCTGAAATTATAGAAAAGTTGGAGGAAAAGCCAATTAAGGGAGAAATTGTTTTATTTATAAGGGCAATAAATGATGATGGTATTTATTTAAAAATAACAAAAATAGAGTAA
- a CDS encoding peptide ABC transporter substrate-binding protein produces MKKMLFLLMMLVFIIACGKGGGRSKTFTLNLTDEPKSIDPQISTEIMGGTVNDLLMEGLTRKGKNGTFEPGLAKSWDKSADGLKWTFHLRDNLKWSNGDPITAQDFKNGWLRALKPETASEYAYMLYPIKNAEKYNKKEGTAEEVGIKVIDDKTLEVELGTPVPYFDSLVAFKTYMPLNQKFFDETKDSYFTESEKTISSGAYTMESWTHGSEIVFKKNPNYWDAPNVKVENIVYKIIPDNNSALNAFNNKEVDVTSITAEQAKGFKDNPKMVSNNDGSVWYLLFNFNNKTLANVKIRKALLMAIDREGLVKNVLNGYGTAAKTLVPKGIGIKGLNDKDFTEQVPTSTLTYNPAEAKKLLAEGLKETGAAKFPDMSMLINESGNNKVIAEYIQEQLRKNLGIELNLEIMTAQERFSRMKQKNFDLVLAGWSGDYPDAITYLDLFESTGGTNYGSYKNPQYDALVKTVRGTADQNVRIPALIKLEGLVAEDLPVGVLFHREKQYLVDERVQGLGFVAIGGEYYFGNLSLK; encoded by the coding sequence ATGAAAAAGATGTTATTTTTATTGATGATGTTAGTTTTCATCATAGCTTGTGGAAAAGGTGGAGGAAGGAGCAAAACATTTACTTTAAATCTGACAGATGAGCCAAAATCTATTGATCCACAAATTTCAACGGAAATAATGGGAGGGACTGTCAACGATCTTTTAATGGAAGGATTGACTAGAAAAGGGAAAAATGGAACATTTGAGCCAGGACTTGCTAAAAGCTGGGATAAATCGGCTGATGGATTAAAATGGACATTTCATTTAAGAGATAATCTAAAATGGAGCAATGGTGATCCAATTACTGCCCAAGACTTTAAAAATGGATGGCTTCGTGCATTAAAACCTGAAACAGCTTCTGAATACGCATACATGCTTTATCCAATAAAAAATGCAGAAAAATATAATAAAAAAGAAGGAACTGCAGAAGAAGTTGGAATAAAAGTTATCGACGATAAAACTTTGGAAGTAGAACTTGGAACTCCAGTTCCATATTTTGACAGCCTTGTAGCATTCAAAACTTATATGCCGTTAAATCAAAAATTCTTTGATGAAACAAAAGATTCATATTTTACAGAATCTGAAAAAACAATATCTTCAGGTGCCTACACAATGGAAAGCTGGACACATGGCTCAGAAATAGTATTCAAAAAAAATCCTAATTACTGGGATGCACCTAATGTAAAAGTTGAAAATATTGTGTACAAAATAATACCTGATAATAATTCAGCATTAAATGCATTTAATAACAAGGAAGTAGATGTAACTTCAATTACAGCTGAACAAGCAAAAGGATTTAAGGATAATCCAAAAATGGTTTCAAATAACGATGGATCAGTATGGTATCTATTATTTAACTTTAACAACAAAACACTAGCAAATGTAAAAATTAGAAAAGCTCTTCTTATGGCAATTGACAGGGAAGGTTTAGTAAAAAATGTATTAAATGGATATGGAACAGCAGCAAAAACTCTTGTTCCAAAAGGAATAGGAATAAAAGGATTAAATGACAAGGACTTTACAGAACAAGTTCCTACTTCAACATTAACATACAATCCTGCGGAAGCTAAAAAATTATTGGCAGAAGGACTGAAGGAAACAGGAGCAGCAAAATTCCCTGATATGTCTATGTTAATTAATGAAAGTGGAAATAATAAAGTTATTGCAGAATACATTCAAGAACAATTAAGAAAAAATTTAGGTATTGAATTAAATCTGGAAATAATGACTGCTCAGGAAAGATTCTCAAGAATGAAACAAAAAAACTTTGACTTAGTTCTTGCAGGATGGTCTGGAGATTACCCTGATGCAATCACATACTTAGATTTATTTGAATCAACAGGTGGAACTAACTATGGTTCATATAAAAACCCTCAATATGATGCTTTAGTTAAAACTGTCAGAGGTACAGCAGATCAAAATGTCAGAATTCCTGCACTTATTAAACTTGAAGGATTAGTTGCAGAAGATTTACCAGTTGGTGTGCTTTTCCACAGAGAAAAACAATATTTAGTTGATGAAAGAGTTCAAGGACTTGGATTTGTTGCAATTGGTGGAGAATATTATTTTGGAAATCTATCATTAAAATAA
- a CDS encoding D-glycero-alpha-D-manno-heptose-1,7-bisphosphate 7-phosphatase: MKNKFILLDRDGVINVEKSYLYKIEDFEYEKNVIKGLQELRDLGYKFVIITNQSGIARGFYTEEVYLKLQDFIEKDLLKNGIKIEKSYFCPHHPNVAGKYGIECNCRKPKTGNFELAIDEFNIDTENSFMIGDRPTDLIPAEKLGITPVLIKTGYGLKSLEKLENTNLNPIVVNDILDFAEILKNKE, from the coding sequence ATGAAAAATAAATTTATCCTGCTGGACAGAGATGGTGTAATAAACGTAGAAAAATCATATTTGTACAAAATAGAGGATTTTGAATATGAAAAAAATGTAATTAAAGGACTTCAGGAATTACGTGATTTAGGCTATAAATTTGTGATTATAACAAATCAGTCTGGAATTGCGAGAGGCTTTTACACAGAGGAAGTCTATTTAAAATTACAGGATTTTATTGAAAAAGATTTGCTTAAAAATGGGATAAAAATTGAAAAATCATATTTTTGCCCGCATCATCCAAATGTGGCTGGAAAATATGGCATTGAATGTAATTGCCGAAAGCCGAAAACTGGTAATTTTGAGCTGGCAATAGATGAATTTAATATTGATACAGAAAATTCCTTTATGATAGGCGATAGGCCAACTGATTTGATACCAGCAGAAAAATTGGGAATCACTCCCGTTTTAATAAAAACAGGCTATGGACTGAAAAGCCTTGAAAAATTGGAAAATACTAATTTAAATCCAATTGTTGTAAATGATATTCTGGATTTTGCAGAAATTTTAAAGAATAAAGAATAA
- a CDS encoding peptide ABC transporter substrate-binding protein, which yields MKKILLIFTILLAFVISCGKGGDSETLKLNLKEEGKSYDPQLANDSTGEFVDSLIVETLTRQSEDGKSLPGVAEKWEHNDNSTVWTFHLRKNAKWSNGDPITAKDFRDGWVRALKPETAGEYADKLFYIKNAEQFNAGKIKDENQLGIKVVDDYTLEVTLNNPLTYFDSIVRIQTYAPLNKKFYDKVGEKYMTSPETSISSGVYTIKSWTRDSEIVFEKNENYWNKDNIKLKFVKMLFINDANASVNAFKNREIDSTNISIEQAKEFKNDKRKLLTKDGSVWYMTYNMKNKVLANKKIRQALSLAVDREKLITDVLDNTGEAAYTYTTKGVGIIGISKDFSEEAGKIFPAYNPQKAKQLLAEGLKELGLQKLPDLTMIFNDSGNNKVISEYIQESLRTNLGVNLKIEGMTFQSRLDKMQQRDYEIALAGYNGDYNDAITYLDRFLTKDGNNYSDYSNPRYDELVKKVKSSGNQEERVKDMIAMERIIAEDMPVGLLYYRQNTKLLNPRVHNIVFSPIGKDFVLDNTYIK from the coding sequence ATGAAGAAAATATTATTAATCTTTACAATATTACTGGCTTTCGTTATTTCCTGTGGAAAAGGTGGAGATTCGGAAACATTAAAGCTTAACTTAAAGGAAGAGGGGAAATCTTATGATCCACAGCTTGCAAATGATTCAACAGGAGAATTTGTGGATTCACTTATCGTTGAAACATTGACAAGGCAGTCAGAAGATGGAAAATCTCTTCCTGGTGTGGCAGAAAAATGGGAACACAACGATAACTCAACAGTATGGACATTCCACTTGAGAAAAAATGCAAAATGGAGCAACGGAGACCCTATTACAGCTAAAGACTTTAGAGATGGATGGGTTAGAGCATTAAAGCCTGAAACGGCAGGAGAATATGCAGACAAATTATTTTACATAAAAAATGCCGAACAATTTAATGCAGGAAAAATTAAAGATGAAAATCAGCTTGGTATAAAGGTTGTTGATGATTACACATTGGAAGTTACATTGAACAATCCGCTTACATATTTTGACTCAATTGTAAGAATACAGACTTATGCTCCTCTTAATAAAAAATTCTACGATAAAGTTGGAGAAAAGTATATGACATCTCCTGAAACGTCAATTTCATCAGGTGTCTACACAATAAAATCCTGGACAAGAGATTCAGAAATTGTATTTGAAAAAAATGAAAATTATTGGAATAAGGATAATATCAAGTTAAAATTTGTAAAAATGTTATTCATAAATGATGCCAATGCCAGCGTAAATGCTTTTAAAAATAGAGAAATTGACTCAACAAACATCTCTATTGAGCAGGCTAAAGAGTTTAAAAATGATAAACGTAAACTGCTTACAAAAGACGGCTCTGTATGGTATATGACGTATAATATGAAAAATAAAGTTCTTGCAAACAAAAAAATCAGGCAAGCGTTGTCACTTGCAGTAGACAGGGAAAAATTAATTACGGATGTTCTTGACAATACAGGAGAAGCGGCTTATACTTATACTACAAAAGGAGTAGGAATCATCGGTATTTCAAAAGATTTCTCTGAAGAAGCAGGAAAAATTTTCCCAGCTTACAATCCACAAAAGGCAAAACAATTGCTAGCTGAAGGATTAAAAGAGTTAGGATTACAAAAATTACCTGATTTGACAATGATTTTCAATGATTCTGGAAATAATAAGGTTATTTCTGAATATATTCAGGAAAGTTTGAGAACAAATTTAGGAGTAAACCTTAAAATTGAAGGAATGACATTCCAGTCAAGACTGGATAAAATGCAGCAAAGAGATTATGAAATTGCACTTGCAGGCTACAACGGAGATTATAATGATGCAATTACCTACTTGGACAGATTCCTGACAAAAGATGGAAACAACTATTCAGATTACTCGAACCCTCGTTACGATGAACTTGTGAAAAAAGTTAAAAGCTCTGGAAATCAGGAAGAAAGAGTAAAAGATATGATTGCAATGGAAAGAATAATTGCAGAAGATATGCCTGTGGGATTACTTTACTATAGACAAAATACAAAATTACTGAATCCAAGAGTTCATAATATTGTATTCAGTCCAATAGGAAAAGATTTTGTACTTGATAATACTTACATAAAATAG
- a CDS encoding ABC transporter ATP-binding protein, with protein sequence MSVNENKKEKLIEMKNLKKYFPMKKRQVLKAVENVTMDIYKGEILSLVGESGSGKTTLGRTVSRLYTKTNGDILFNGKPVESYGRKEFTKKVQMIFQDPQASLNPRMTVGDIIAEGIDIHKLAASKQERMEKVYSLLEIVGLNREHASRFPHEFSGGQRQRIGIARALAVDPEVLVCDEPISALDVSIQAQVVNLLKDLQKERNLTLLFIAHDLSMVKYISDRVAVMYRGKVVELGTPEVVYSNPVHSYTKSLISAVPIADPDFKKTTKIDMEESYLRSPMGDASEIGIIPETPELTEYKPGHFVETSFLKEKGLI encoded by the coding sequence ATGTCAGTTAACGAAAATAAAAAAGAAAAATTAATAGAAATGAAAAACTTAAAAAAATATTTCCCAATGAAAAAAAGACAAGTCCTAAAGGCTGTGGAAAATGTTACAATGGACATTTACAAAGGTGAAATTTTAAGTCTTGTAGGAGAATCAGGTTCTGGAAAGACTACACTTGGAAGAACTGTCAGCAGACTTTATACAAAGACAAATGGAGATATTTTATTTAACGGAAAACCAGTAGAATCTTATGGGAGAAAAGAATTTACAAAAAAAGTGCAAATGATATTTCAAGACCCTCAGGCTTCCCTTAATCCAAGAATGACTGTCGGAGATATTATTGCTGAAGGGATTGATATTCACAAGTTAGCAGCTTCAAAACAGGAAAGAATGGAAAAAGTTTACAGCCTTTTGGAAATTGTTGGACTAAATAGGGAGCATGCAAGCCGTTTCCCACATGAATTTTCTGGAGGGCAAAGACAGAGAATCGGGATTGCAAGAGCATTAGCTGTTGATCCAGAAGTATTAGTGTGTGATGAGCCAATTTCGGCTCTGGATGTATCAATTCAGGCACAAGTTGTAAATTTGTTAAAGGACTTGCAAAAAGAAAGAAATTTAACTTTACTATTTATCGCACATGATTTGTCAATGGTAAAATATATTTCAGACAGAGTAGCAGTTATGTATCGTGGAAAAGTAGTAGAACTGGGAACTCCAGAAGTTGTTTACAGCAACCCTGTTCATAGCTACACAAAATCACTTATTTCTGCCGTACCAATAGCAGATCCTGATTTCAAGAAGACAACAAAAATTGATATGGAAGAATCATATTTGAGAAGTCCAATGGGAGATGCCTCTGAAATAGGAATTATACCTGAAACTCCTGAATTAACAGAATATAAGCCGGGACATTTTGTTGAAACTTCTTTTTTAAAGGAAAAAGGGCTTATTTAA
- a CDS encoding peptide ABC transporter substrate-binding protein, whose translation MKKLLLILTLLMFALSCGNKNGGNGSTFTLNIVTEPSSIDPQITTDVPGGTVDELILEGLLRKDKTGKSVAGIAEKWEKSEDGLVWTFHLRDGVKWSNGDPVTAKDFKAGWLRGLNPDTAGSNASMLFVIKNGEKYNAKKASENEVGIKVIDDKTLQVTLEAPTPYFDDLVTFKSFMPLNQKFYNEVKDKYFTDAEYTISNGPYTMESWTHDSELKFKKNPNYWDASNVKTDNVVLKIIATDSAVNAFKNKEVDVTAITFEQAKEFAGKPELVKADDGGIYYLLFNTKENVFKNAKVRRAITMAINRDELINKVLEGSEKATKAFTPTGIGLNGIAKDFAQEVTTDQPKFNVEEAKKLLAEGLREEGLTELPRFEILFNDTGSRKAIVEYIQENLRNNLGANVELDVVTGKERVERTKKRDYQVALMNWTGDFLDPITYLDLFESTNANNRGDFKNARYDELTKIVKSSADPKVRVPAMLEMEKLISEEQPVTILFQKQKLYLVNPKVKNLGFVSIGGEFFIRDVVMN comes from the coding sequence ATGAAAAAACTGCTTTTGATATTGACATTGCTAATGTTTGCCCTTTCGTGCGGAAATAAAAATGGAGGTAATGGCAGCACATTTACATTAAATATTGTTACAGAACCATCGTCAATTGATCCGCAAATAACAACAGACGTTCCTGGTGGAACTGTTGATGAATTAATTTTAGAAGGTCTTTTAAGAAAAGACAAGACTGGAAAATCAGTAGCTGGTATTGCTGAAAAATGGGAAAAATCAGAAGACGGACTTGTTTGGACGTTCCATTTAAGAGACGGTGTGAAATGGAGCAACGGAGATCCTGTTACTGCAAAGGACTTTAAAGCTGGATGGCTTCGTGGATTAAATCCTGACACAGCAGGAAGTAATGCAAGTATGTTATTTGTAATAAAAAATGGAGAAAAATACAATGCTAAAAAAGCTTCAGAAAATGAAGTTGGAATAAAAGTTATTGATGATAAAACATTACAAGTAACTTTGGAAGCACCTACTCCATATTTTGATGATTTAGTTACGTTCAAATCATTTATGCCGTTAAACCAAAAATTCTACAACGAAGTAAAGGATAAATACTTTACAGATGCTGAATACACAATTTCAAACGGTCCTTACACTATGGAAAGCTGGACTCACGACTCAGAATTAAAATTCAAAAAAAATCCTAACTACTGGGACGCATCTAATGTAAAAACTGACAATGTCGTATTAAAAATAATCGCTACAGATTCAGCTGTTAATGCTTTTAAAAACAAAGAAGTTGATGTAACTGCTATAACTTTTGAACAAGCAAAAGAATTTGCTGGAAAACCAGAACTTGTAAAAGCTGATGATGGCGGAATTTACTACTTGCTATTCAACACAAAAGAAAATGTATTTAAAAATGCAAAAGTAAGACGTGCAATAACTATGGCAATAAATAGAGATGAACTTATAAACAAAGTTCTTGAAGGCTCTGAAAAAGCGACTAAAGCGTTCACTCCAACTGGAATCGGACTAAACGGCATTGCAAAAGATTTTGCACAGGAAGTTACAACTGACCAGCCTAAATTCAATGTTGAAGAAGCTAAGAAATTACTAGCAGAAGGACTTAGGGAAGAAGGATTAACAGAACTTCCAAGATTTGAAATTTTATTTAATGACACAGGAAGCAGAAAAGCTATTGTCGAATACATTCAAGAAAACTTGAGAAATAACTTAGGAGCAAATGTCGAACTGGATGTTGTAACAGGTAAGGAACGTGTTGAAAGAACTAAAAAACGTGACTATCAAGTTGCTCTTATGAACTGGACTGGAGATTTCCTAGATCCAATCACATATTTAGATTTATTTGAAAGCACAAATGCAAACAACCGTGGAGATTTCAAAAACGCAAGATATGACGAATTAACTAAAATTGTAAAAAGCTCTGCTGATCCAAAAGTAAGAGTTCCAGCAATGCTAGAAATGGAAAAGCTTATCTCTGAAGAACAACCAGTTACAATCTTATTTCAAAAACAAAAACTTTACTTAGTAAATCCAAAAGTTAAAAATCTAGGATTTGTATCAATTGGTGGAGAGTTCTTTATAAGAGATGTTGTAATGAATTAA